The proteins below are encoded in one region of Ricinus communis isolate WT05 ecotype wild-type chromosome 6, ASM1957865v1, whole genome shotgun sequence:
- the LOC8264246 gene encoding cyclin-L1-1, with protein sequence MIYTAIDNFYLTDEQLQNSPSKKDGIDEATETTLRIYGCDLIQESGILLKLPQAVMATGQVLFHRFYCKKSFGRFNVKKVAASCVWLASKLEENPRKSRQVIIVFHRMECRRENLPIEFLDLNSKKFAELKVELSRTERHILKEMGFVCHVEHPHKFISNYLVTLKTPPELRQEAWNLANDSLRTTLCVRFKSEVVACGVVYAAARRFQVPLPENPPWWKAFDADKSGIDEVCRVLAHLYSLPKAKYISVCKDGDFSFSSKSSDSQATPKEVSQASSPANDATAPKAAPAGVSAESGGSRGPIVKPALDKLKDSKKSNDESKAVDGEARDEPIPRSKSEHRAESSVERSKERDRGRERERERDRTKTHDRERGRDSDRERDLEETERERERNKDRGRRSKDRKDSGHSEKSRYHSSRDREYHSSSYYSREKDRHRHHSYA encoded by the exons aTGATTTACACTGCAATCGATAATTTTTACTTAACCGACGAGCAATTGCAGAACTCACCATCTAAGAAAGATGGAATTGATGAAGCTACCGAAACTACTCTTAGAATTTACGGCTGCGACTTGATTCAAGAAAGTGGAATTTTACTTAAACT ACCTCAAGCTGTGATGGCCACCGGTCAAGTTTTATTCCATCGATTTTATTGCAAGAAGTCATTTGGGCGCTTCAATGTGAAG AAAGTTGCGGCTAGTTGCGTTTGGCTTGCATCTAAGCTTGAGGAAAACCCTAGGAAATCAAGGCAAGTCATTATTGTTTTTCATAGAATGGAGTGCAGGAGGGAGAATTTACCCATTGAATTTCTTGACCTAAATTCAAAG AAATTTGCAGAGTTGAAGGTGGAATTGAGCAGAACAGAAAGGCACATATTGAAAGAGATGGGCTTCGTTTGTCATGTTGAGCATCCTCACAAATTCATTTCAAACTACCTTGTCACCCTTAAAACACCTCCAGAATTGAGACAAGAAGCTTGGAATCTTGCAAATGATAG TTTGCGTACAACCTTGTGTGTTCGTTTCAAGAGTGAAGTTGTGGCTTGTGGGGTTGTATATGCTGCTGCGCGTAGGTTCCAAGTACCCCTTCCTGAGAACCCACCATGGTGGAAGGCATTTGATGCGGATAAATCTGGTATTGATGAAGTTTGCAGAGTTCTGGCTCACCTGTACAGCCTTCCTAAGGCGAAATACATATCAGTCTGCAAGGATggggatttttctttttctagcaAGTCTTCAGATTCACAAGCAACTCCAAAG GAAGTTTCACAGGCTAGCTCACCAGCTAATGATGCTACGGCTCCTAAGGCAGCACCAGCTGGGGTTAGTGCTGAATCTGGGGGTTCCAGAGGCCCAATTGTGAAACCGGCCCTAGATAAGCTGAAGGATTCCAAGAAGAGCAACGATGAGTCCAAGGCTGTTGATGGAGAGGCAAGAGATGAGCCTATTCCAAGATCCAAGTCTGAGCACAGGGCAGAGTCCAGTGTGGAGAGGAGTAAAGAGAGAGATAGGGGCCGAGAGAGGGAAAGGGAGAGAGATAGAACAAAGACCCACGATCGTGAGAGAGGCAGAGATTCTGATAGGGAAAGGGATTTGGAGGAGACTGAGagggaaagagagagaaacaaGGATCGAGGTCGTCGTTCAAAGGATAGAAAGGATTCAG GACATTCAGAGAAATCAAGATATCATTCCTCACGAG ATCGTGAATACCACAGTTCTTCTTACTATTCAAGGGAGAAGGATCGTCATCGACATCACTCGTATGCTTAA